A single genomic interval of Halorubrum aethiopicum harbors:
- a CDS encoding DNA-3-methyladenine glycosylase family protein gives MERGAIDVADLAGPFDLQATVESGQSYLWNRADGRTYEDLHAHGGDEWYETVVAPIPDVTDERVPLRVRQVGGVHDGTLEWEASTDAVPLLTHLLRLDDDLDAIRDATPDLPLLERAYDRYEGMRLVRDPAFPCLVSFICSAQMRVARIHGMQRRLRESYGDAVDLDGETYRAFPTPAQLAARSESDLRDLSLGYRAPYVRRTAEMVASGEADPREAIGLPYEEARESLTRFVGVGDKVADCVALFSLGFLEAVPLDTWINTTIEEYYPDCDRGSYAETSRAIRERFGGEYAGYAQTYVFYYLRAGGE, from the coding sequence ATGGAACGAGGAGCGATCGACGTCGCCGACCTCGCCGGACCCTTCGACCTCCAGGCGACCGTCGAGAGCGGACAGAGCTACCTGTGGAACCGCGCCGACGGTCGAACCTACGAGGACCTCCACGCCCACGGCGGCGACGAGTGGTACGAAACCGTCGTCGCCCCGATCCCGGACGTCACGGACGAGCGGGTTCCCCTCCGAGTCCGCCAGGTCGGCGGCGTTCACGACGGGACGCTCGAGTGGGAGGCGTCGACGGACGCGGTGCCGCTTCTCACCCACCTGCTCCGACTCGACGACGACCTCGACGCGATCCGGGACGCGACGCCCGACCTCCCGCTGCTGGAGCGGGCCTACGACCGATACGAGGGGATGCGGCTGGTTCGGGACCCGGCGTTCCCCTGTCTCGTCTCGTTCATCTGCTCGGCACAGATGCGCGTCGCCCGGATCCACGGGATGCAACGCAGGCTTCGGGAGTCGTACGGGGACGCCGTCGACCTCGACGGGGAGACGTATCGCGCGTTTCCGACGCCGGCGCAGCTCGCGGCGCGGAGCGAATCCGACCTCCGGGACCTCTCGCTCGGGTATCGAGCGCCCTACGTCCGGCGGACCGCGGAGATGGTCGCGTCCGGGGAGGCGGACCCGCGCGAGGCGATCGGCCTCCCGTACGAGGAGGCGCGGGAGTCGCTGACCCGGTTCGTCGGCGTCGGCGACAAGGTGGCCGACTGCGTCGCGCTCTTCTCTCTGGGATTTCTCGAGGCGGTCCCGCTCGACACGTGGATCAACACGACCATCGAGGAGTACTACCCCGACTGCGACCGCGGATCGTACGCGGAGACGTCCCGCGCGATTCGCGAGCGGTTCGGCGGCGAGTACGCCGGATACGCCCAGACGTACGTGTTCTATTACCTCCGCGCCGGCGGGGAGTGA
- a CDS encoding SRPBCC family protein, with the protein MPTYRRSTRIAAPIDDVWEFHSTVDGLLELTPDWMNMRIEAVEGPDGERDPGVLTAGSRIRMSIRPFGVVPRQRWISRIVEREPEGTAPVEGSAYFVDDMVDGPFRTWEHTHAFYADGDETVLTDTVEYRLPFGPLGEAAGPFAKIGFEGMFRDRHRRTADRFDAE; encoded by the coding sequence ATGCCGACGTACCGCCGGAGCACCCGGATCGCCGCCCCCATCGACGACGTGTGGGAGTTCCACTCCACGGTCGACGGGCTCCTCGAGTTGACGCCCGACTGGATGAACATGCGGATCGAGGCCGTCGAGGGGCCGGACGGCGAGCGCGACCCCGGCGTGTTGACGGCGGGTTCACGGATCCGGATGTCGATCCGACCGTTCGGCGTCGTCCCCCGCCAGCGGTGGATATCGCGGATCGTCGAGCGCGAGCCCGAGGGAACCGCGCCGGTCGAGGGAAGCGCCTACTTCGTCGACGACATGGTCGACGGCCCGTTCCGAACCTGGGAGCACACCCACGCCTTCTACGCCGACGGCGACGAGACCGTGCTCACGGACACCGTCGAGTACCGGCTCCCGTTCGGCCCGCTCGGCGAGGCGGCGGGGCCGTTCGCGAAGATCGGCTTCGAGGGGATGTTCCGGGACCGACACCGTCGGACCGCCGACCGCTTCGACGCGGAGTGA